GATCTGGCCTATTTCGAGGACCTGCTCGAAGGCGTGGCCCGGCACGTCGACGAGCTCGATGCCGCGCTCTTGCCGTATGTGGACCGCGAGGTCGCCCAGATCGACCCGATCGAGCGCGCCGTGCTGCGGCTGGCCGCCTACGAGCTCAAGTTCCGCCCCGACGTGCCTTACCGGGTGATCCTCAACGAGGCGATCGAGGTGACCAAGCGCTTCGGCGCCGAGCACGGCCACACCTATGTCAACGGCGTGCTCGACAAGCTCGCCGCGGCCACCCGTGCCGTCGAGAAACGCGGCTGACCACGCAGCCGCGCGCCCTTTCGTTGTCCCAAGGAGACGGCGATGGAGTTCCGCCTGATCGAACGCATCCGCGAGCGCACCGCGCAGGCACGCGAGGACGTGCATCTGGGTATCGGCGACGATGCCGCGCTGCTCGCGGTGCCGGCCGGCGTGGAGCTGGCGGCGGCGCTCGATACGCTGGTCCAGGGCGTGCATTTTCCCGTCGGCACGGCGGCCTTCGACCTCGGCTGGAAGTCGCTCGCGGTGAATCTCTCCGATCTTGCCGCGATGGGCGCGCAACCGGCGTGGGCATTGCTCGCGCTGACCCTGCCCGAAGCGATGGATGCGGCGACGCGTGTCGCCTTCGTCGATGACTTTGCCGACGGCTTCGCCGCGCTGGCGCGGCCGCAACGCCTGGCCCTGGTTGGCGGCGACACCACGCGCGGCCCGCTCGCCGTCAGCGTGGCCGTGCACGGCTTCGTGCCCGCCGGGCAGGCGCTCACCCGCTCGGGTGCGCGCGTCGGCGATGCGGTGTTGGTCAGCGGCACGCTGGGCGATGCCGCCGCCGGCCTGAGCCTGCTGCGCGGGGGCGCGCGCGCGTCGGACGCACGGGCGGCGGCGCTGGTCGAACGCCTGGCCCGGCCGCAGCCGCGGATCGCCGCCGGGCTTGCGCTGCGCGGGCTCGCCAGTGCCTGCATCGACGTTTCCGACGGTCTGCTCGCCGACCTGGCGCACGTGTGTGCGGCCAGCGGCGTGGGCGCGGAGATCGACGTCGTCCATCTGCCGCGCTCGTCCGCCTTGCTCGACCTGTTCGACGATGCCGCCGCGCGCGATTTCGCGCTCGCCGGTGGCGACGACTACGAACTCTGCTTCACCGTGCCGGAACCGCGCATGGCCGAGGCCGAGGCAAGCCTGGCGCGGCTGGGCTGCGGCGCCACCCGCATCGGTTGCATCGTCGAGGGCGCGGGCGTGCGCGTGCGCGATGTGGACGGCGCCTGGCTGGAACCGGCGCGGCGCGGCTGGGATCATTTCGGCGCATGAACGGCGGTCTGGAACGCAAGCGCCTCACCCCGGCGCAGCGGCGTGCGCTGCTGGCCACGCCGGCCGGCTGGATCGCCTGCGGTCTGGGTTCGGGCCTGGCACCCTTCGCCCAGGGCAGTTTTGGTTCGCTGGCGGCGATCGTGCCCTGGCTGGGACTGCGCGAGCTGCCGCTGTGGCTGTACGGCCTCGCGCTGCTTTTCGTGTTCGTCCTCGGCGTGTGGGCCTGTGGCGTCGCCGGTCGCGTGCTCGGCGTGGACGATCACCGCGCGCTGGTGATCGACGAGTGGATCGGCCAATGGATCGCCTTGGTCCCGGCGCTGCATGGGCCCGCTTGGACGGTCGCGCTCGGCTTCGCGCTGTTTCGGCTGTTCGATGTCGCCAAGCCCTGGCCGATCGGCTGGCTCGACCGACGCCTGAAAGGCGGCCTCGGCGTGATGGTCGACGATGGTGTGGCCGGCGTGTGCGCGGCCTTGCTGCTGGCGCTCGCACTTCATTACCTCGGCTGAGCCGAGGCCTCGGATACCTGCGTTTCACGCCGCTTGCGTTCAAGTGGCCTGCGCATCGTGGCGCTTTTCTCAAGGTCGCGTTGCCACGCAAACGCTTGCCCATCCCCGGAGAACCATTCATGGCCAGCAAGAAAAACGACGCCGGCGATATGCCGCGCGGCCAAGGCGGCGAACTTCATCCACAGGCGGGTGGCCAGCATCCGCCGATGACCACCAACCAGGGCATTCCGGTCGCCGACGACCAGAACTCGCTGCGCACGGGGCCGCATGGGCCGGTGCTGCTGGAAGACTTCGTCCTGCGCGAGAAGATCACCCATTTCGACCACGAGCGCATTCCCGAACGCATCGTGCATGCACGCGGCAGCGCCGCGCACGGTCACTTCGAGCTCACGAAGTCGCTGGCCGAGTACACCACCGCGAAGGTGTTGACCGAGGTCGGCGAGAAGACGCCGGTGTTCGTGCGCTTTTCCACCGTCGCCGGCGGCGCGGGCTCGATCGACACGCCGCGCGACGTGCGCGGTTTTGCGGTGAAGTTCTACACCAAGGAAGGCAACTGGGATCTGGTGGGCAACAACATCCCGGTGTTCTTCATCCAGGACGCGATCAAGTTTCCCGACCTGATCCACGCGGTGAAGATGGAGCCGGACCGCGCCTTTCCGCAGGCGGCGACCGCGCACGACACCTTCTGGGATTACATCTCGCTCACGCCCGAGTCGATGCACATGGTCATGTGGGCGATGAGCGATCGCACCCTTCCGCGTTCGCTGCGCATGATGGAAGGCTTCGGCATCCACAGCTTCCGCCTGCTCGACGCGGAAGGCCGCTCCACCTTCGTCAAGTTCCACTGGCGGCCGAAGCTCGGCCTGCAGTCGACGGTGTGGGACGAGGCGATGAAGCTGGCCGGCTACGATCCGGACTTCCATCGCCGCGACCTGTTCGAGGCATTGCAGCGCGGCGAGCGGCCGGAGTGGGAACTGGCCGTGCAGCTGTTCACCGACGAGGATGCGGCGAAATTCCCGTTCGATCACCTGGACGCCACCAAGCTCATTCCCGAGGAACTGGTGCCGCTCACGCCGATCGGCCGGCTGGTGCTGGAGCGCTGGCCGGACAACTTCTTCGCCGAAACCGAGCAGGTCGCGTTCTGTCCGGCCAACATCGTGCCCGGCATCGACTTCAGCAACGACCCGCTGCTGCAAGGACGGCTGTTCTCGTATCTGGACACCCAGCTCTCGCGGCTGGGCTCGCCCAATTTTCACCAAATTCCGATCAACGCGCCCAAGTGTCCGTTCGCGAACCTGCAGCGCGACGGCCACATGCAGATGCACGTGCCCAAGGGCCGGGTGAGCTACGAACCCAGCTCGCTGCAGGCCAACACGCCGCGCGAGACGCCGGCCGGCTTCGCGAGTTTCGCGCAGCGGCCCGACGATGGCATCAAGGGTCGCGCGCGGCCGGAGAGTTTCGCCGACCACTACAGCCAGGCGCGCCAGTTCTATCGCAGCCAGACCGTGCCGGAGCAGGCGCACATCGCCACCGCGCTGGTGTTCGAGCTGTCGAAGGTGGAAACGCCGCACGTGCGCGAGGCGATCGTCGGCCACCTGCGCCACATCGACGCCGAGCTCGCCGAGCGCGTCGCCGCGGGCCTGGGTCTCGACGCGCTGCCACCGGCGCCGCCGCTCAAGATCGAACCGATGGATCTGCCGCCGTCGCCGCCCTTGCAGATCATCGGCAAGGCCAGGCCCACGCTGGAAGGCCGCAGCATCGGCATCCTCGTCGACGACGGCTCCGACGCCGCGCGCGTGCTCGCCTTGCGCGAGGCGGCGGAAGGCGCCGGCGCCACCGTGAAGATCGTCGCACCCAAGGTCGGCGGCGCGACCTTGAGCGATGGCAAGAAACTCGCCGCCGACGGCCAGCTCGCCGGCACGCCGTCGGTCATCTTCGACGCCGTCGCGCTGGTGCTCGCCGAAAAGGCCGGCCAGACGCTGACGCGCGAGTCCGCCGCGCGCGACTGGGTGAGCGATGCGTTCGCGCACCTGAAGGCGATCGCCTTCGACGAAGGCGCCCGGCCACTGCTCGACATCGCCGGCGTCGAGGTCGATGCCGGCGTGATCGCGGCCGGCGACGTCAAGGGCTTCCTCGTCGCCGCGGCCACGCGCCAATGGGACCGCGAGCCGGGCGTGCGCATGCTGGCCTGAGCCGGGCGATCGGTTTGCGGCGCCGCCACGAAGGACCTCGTGGCGGCGCCGCGGCGTCAATGCCGGGATTTGAGCCTGGCGACCAGGGCCTGGAGCACGGCCTGGGTCTGCGGCTGCTCGTAGGTTTCCAGGAAGCGGTCCAGCGGCAGT
The DNA window shown above is from Aerosticca soli and carries:
- the thiL gene encoding thiamine-phosphate kinase, whose translation is MEFRLIERIRERTAQAREDVHLGIGDDAALLAVPAGVELAAALDTLVQGVHFPVGTAAFDLGWKSLAVNLSDLAAMGAQPAWALLALTLPEAMDAATRVAFVDDFADGFAALARPQRLALVGGDTTRGPLAVSVAVHGFVPAGQALTRSGARVGDAVLVSGTLGDAAAGLSLLRGGARASDARAAALVERLARPQPRIAAGLALRGLASACIDVSDGLLADLAHVCAASGVGAEIDVVHLPRSSALLDLFDDAAARDFALAGGDDYELCFTVPEPRMAEAEASLARLGCGATRIGCIVEGAGVRVRDVDGAWLEPARRGWDHFGA
- the nusB gene encoding transcription antitermination factor NusB; protein product: MGRNHGGIDPALRSRARRRALQALYAWQLSGTPMRAVIEQFRHEQDMEVADLAYFEDLLEGVARHVDELDAALLPYVDREVAQIDPIERAVLRLAAYELKFRPDVPYRVILNEAIEVTKRFGAEHGHTYVNGVLDKLAAATRAVEKRG
- a CDS encoding catalase, yielding MASKKNDAGDMPRGQGGELHPQAGGQHPPMTTNQGIPVADDQNSLRTGPHGPVLLEDFVLREKITHFDHERIPERIVHARGSAAHGHFELTKSLAEYTTAKVLTEVGEKTPVFVRFSTVAGGAGSIDTPRDVRGFAVKFYTKEGNWDLVGNNIPVFFIQDAIKFPDLIHAVKMEPDRAFPQAATAHDTFWDYISLTPESMHMVMWAMSDRTLPRSLRMMEGFGIHSFRLLDAEGRSTFVKFHWRPKLGLQSTVWDEAMKLAGYDPDFHRRDLFEALQRGERPEWELAVQLFTDEDAAKFPFDHLDATKLIPEELVPLTPIGRLVLERWPDNFFAETEQVAFCPANIVPGIDFSNDPLLQGRLFSYLDTQLSRLGSPNFHQIPINAPKCPFANLQRDGHMQMHVPKGRVSYEPSSLQANTPRETPAGFASFAQRPDDGIKGRARPESFADHYSQARQFYRSQTVPEQAHIATALVFELSKVETPHVREAIVGHLRHIDAELAERVAAGLGLDALPPAPPLKIEPMDLPPSPPLQIIGKARPTLEGRSIGILVDDGSDAARVLALREAAEGAGATVKIVAPKVGGATLSDGKKLAADGQLAGTPSVIFDAVALVLAEKAGQTLTRESAARDWVSDAFAHLKAIAFDEGARPLLDIAGVEVDAGVIAAGDVKGFLVAAATRQWDREPGVRMLA
- a CDS encoding phosphatidylglycerophosphatase A family protein codes for the protein MNGGLERKRLTPAQRRALLATPAGWIACGLGSGLAPFAQGSFGSLAAIVPWLGLRELPLWLYGLALLFVFVLGVWACGVAGRVLGVDDHRALVIDEWIGQWIALVPALHGPAWTVALGFALFRLFDVAKPWPIGWLDRRLKGGLGVMVDDGVAGVCAALLLALALHYLG